In a genomic window of bacterium:
- a CDS encoding VCBS repeat-containing protein, producing the protein MKSFHRRSYLTVIATLCFALPTLGQDIYTTGTPFNLYFTPFAIHVGDFNRDGFMDVVTSGKNDLDGSGIISVLYGKGDGTFKNKIDLASEKFAVDIQVGDLDNDGMPDIVTANGPAQTVSVFMNQKSGGFKAKDPIKIKGEPSLINLGDYDKDGKIDIAIVIKATKELHIYKGTSYKLSAVKILDDVPSAIRSDDYSGNGFSHMVISYEAASYVTLANMVELKGYKYEINTAKIDMLALPQFTHHADGNNDGFEDAFLFDRNKSTIAVIKAEANGLILDNIFTLKVPAGSTSFCVGDFNKDKKADIALLDSANAQVTIYMNQQPDPAPQNTFAQGKLIIVYAPDFTKPNNADVLMSSAYKKVSMYLYYPDGKPARKYFDIESDLSDGQFTIEWAGTDENDAELPNGEYYFYYQLGSLIITRGLKK; encoded by the coding sequence ATGAAATCGTTTCATCGCCGTTCATATCTTACCGTCATTGCGACATTGTGTTTCGCGCTTCCCACATTGGGACAGGATATTTATACGACGGGCACACCCTTTAATCTCTATTTTACACCATTTGCCATCCATGTCGGGGATTTTAATCGCGACGGATTTATGGACGTGGTGACCTCCGGAAAAAACGACCTAGACGGTTCGGGTATTATTTCCGTTTTGTACGGCAAAGGCGACGGAACTTTCAAAAATAAAATTGATCTTGCCAGCGAGAAGTTTGCCGTAGACATACAGGTGGGCGATTTAGATAATGACGGTATGCCTGATATCGTTACGGCCAACGGCCCTGCGCAAACGGTATCTGTTTTTATGAACCAAAAATCCGGCGGATTTAAAGCTAAAGACCCGATCAAAATCAAAGGGGAGCCTTCGCTGATCAATCTTGGCGATTATGACAAGGATGGTAAGATTGATATCGCGATCGTAATCAAAGCGACAAAAGAGCTTCATATTTATAAGGGCACATCGTACAAACTATCGGCCGTAAAAATTCTTGATGACGTACCGTCGGCCATACGCAGCGATGATTATTCGGGCAACGGATTTTCCCATATGGTGATTAGTTATGAAGCCGCATCGTATGTCACACTGGCGAATATGGTCGAACTCAAAGGTTACAAATACGAAATCAACACGGCCAAAATAGATATGTTGGCCTTACCGCAATTTACCCACCATGCGGACGGTAATAACGACGGATTCGAAGATGCGTTTCTTTTTGATCGCAACAAAAGTACGATCGCGGTGATCAAAGCAGAAGCCAATGGTCTTATTTTGGATAACATATTTACACTCAAAGTTCCTGCAGGTTCGACGTCGTTTTGTGTCGGGGATTTTAACAAAGATAAAAAAGCCGATATTGCGCTTCTGGATTCGGCCAATGCGCAAGTAACGATTTATATGAATCAGCAACCTGATCCGGCGCCGCAAAATACTTTTGCGCAAGGAAAACTGATCATCGTGTATGCACCGGATTTTACCAAGCCCAATAATGCCGACGTCCTCATGTCGTCTGCGTACAAAAAAGTCAGTATGTATCTCTATTACCCGGACGGAAAGCCGGCACGTAAATATTTTGATATCGAATCCGATTTATCCGACGGACAATTTACGATCGAGTGGGCCGGTACGGATGAAAACGATGCAGAATTACCTAACGGGGAATACTACTTCTACTATCAGCTGGGCAGCCTCATCATAACACGCGGCCTCAAAAAATAA
- the cheB gene encoding chemotaxis-specific protein-glutamate methyltransferase CheB produces MSQIRVLIADDSPTAVDIIATILETDDDIRIVGKAVNGREAVAMAETLRPDVITVDIQMPIMNGLDAIKQIMAHYPTPILVITSSTDASIAFQALSFGALEVVEKPSLELDFHARKYEEFIRKVKLIARVKVITHISGKMVDVKTVNDTSDFLRVIGIVASTGGPRALASILGSLPKNLSAPVLVVQHIADGFTDGLILADGFTDGLIQWLADVSPLRVKSAEQGEALARGTVYIAPNGKHLEIGAQNKIVLSEKEDVSGHKPSGSVLLRSLATHAKRHAVGVLLTGMGRDGADGMLAIKQNGGHTIVQDEATSLIFGMPKAAIDIGAAEIVLPAERIAEQITRWTGIKTDA; encoded by the coding sequence ATGAGTCAGATTCGTGTTCTGATTGCCGATGATTCGCCGACCGCCGTGGACATTATCGCCACGATTTTGGAAACCGATGACGATATCCGTATTGTCGGTAAAGCGGTCAATGGCCGCGAAGCCGTGGCTATGGCCGAAACGCTGCGCCCGGATGTGATCACGGTGGATATCCAGATGCCGATCATGAACGGCCTTGATGCGATCAAACAAATCATGGCGCACTATCCGACGCCGATTTTGGTGATCACCTCCAGTACGGATGCGAGCATTGCGTTTCAGGCGTTATCGTTTGGCGCGCTGGAAGTGGTCGAGAAGCCCTCCCTCGAATTGGATTTTCATGCGCGTAAATACGAAGAATTTATTCGCAAAGTAAAATTGATCGCACGGGTCAAAGTGATTACGCATATCTCAGGCAAAATGGTGGATGTCAAAACCGTCAACGATACGAGTGATTTTTTGCGTGTCATCGGCATCGTTGCGTCCACCGGCGGCCCGCGTGCGCTGGCTTCGATACTGGGTTCTTTGCCCAAAAACCTTTCCGCGCCGGTATTGGTCGTGCAGCATATTGCCGACGGGTTTACCGACGGTCTGATCCTTGCCGACGGGTTTACCGACGGTCTGATCCAGTGGCTTGCCGACGTGTCGCCGCTTCGGGTCAAGTCCGCCGAACAGGGTGAGGCGTTGGCACGCGGTACGGTATATATCGCTCCCAACGGTAAACACCTGGAAATCGGAGCGCAAAACAAAATCGTTCTGAGTGAAAAAGAAGACGTATCCGGGCACAAACCGTCGGGTTCGGTTCTTTTGCGTTCGCTGGCGACCCATGCCAAGCGGCATGCGGTGGGCGTACTTTTGACCGGTATGGGCCGGGACGGCGCCGACGGTATGCTGGCTATAAAACAAAACGGCGGACATACGATCGTACAAGACGAAGCGACTTCGCTGATTTTCGGTATGCCCAAAGCCGCGATAGACATAGGCGCCGCGGAAATCGTTTTACCGGCGGAGCGTATCGCCGAACAAATAACCCGTTGGACGGGTATCAAAACCGACGCCTGA
- a CDS encoding hybrid sensor histidine kinase/response regulator has protein sequence MNTRFDRSTFIQKFVLETRENIRRLNNALLRIEKNPGDTDAPDEILRTLHTIKGSARMLNLRAISELMHAFEEAFGNAHKQKYMHERAVMDTFLRTLDKTDTHLDDIVRDGHSEADLSSWLHRITLIAERKINELQKEASADTSDKKITETTEPVAEPVTPKKSSKTVTLDRGLFIKRFLTEAEEHVRNLKQHTAAWQKQHDAASLEIAIRAAHTLKGSARMMKFENVGNISQRAEFFFRGLKEKKLTWSAGADQVLVMAYQSLDDLIEKIRITEKDEFQNAALMDMLDEINAGAVPTEEAVRDLIRKPVHPVGETRPVREVKSGASGPDRLGERLIEAGLITREELMHANQTTDTRMPLGERLVALGYINRDQLNQLLMEQKSSRELLGQTQINAGRITQKEEVLNSDQFVHVRIDKLDELIKSVGDISTKQIKTEEHIAVLRKIYLALKYWNSELRDYENAAQAGNVIDNPHLSQRLSETADELADVIKIAREEAANFDLSLNAIQTGIMGMRMVPIRSIFDGFPRAVRDLAKNLGKDVKLVVEGAETELDRKIVESLNEPLIHLIRNAIDHGLEPSPDRIAAGKTAEGLLRIAAYNEGNTILIEVEDDGRGIDLERIKAKAIEKKIVTDEQDISRFSENDLINLIFLPAFSTSELITDISGRGYGMDVVKRAIESIKGYIEVVTAPNVGTRFSIHLPLTLTSLRALFVKSAAYKFAVPMQAVAETLKIKHDDIIEVVEKKAIRLRNQLIPIVRLNEVVGYAASDEERDERFLIIIHANGEKAGFVVDDIIDEREILVKSLPKQFAKVKHISSATVASNNEIIMVLHAPDLIRATKDFSVREQVQSIPKSARSILVVDDSLNTREIEKTILQAYGYDVETAKDGLDALEKIQQKKYDLVVTDLEMPAMDGLTLTSRIKSEASYQHIPVVIVTSRDSAEDKRRGIEAGANAYIVKGSFDQTNLIDTVESLIG, from the coding sequence ATGAACACGCGCTTCGATCGCAGCACATTTATTCAAAAGTTTGTACTCGAAACACGGGAAAATATCCGGCGTTTGAACAATGCGTTGCTCCGTATCGAAAAAAATCCGGGCGATACCGATGCACCGGATGAAATCCTGCGCACGCTGCATACCATCAAAGGTTCGGCGCGTATGCTCAATCTGCGCGCGATCAGCGAGCTGATGCATGCGTTTGAGGAGGCGTTCGGTAATGCGCACAAACAAAAGTACATGCATGAACGTGCCGTGATGGATACGTTTTTGCGCACGCTTGATAAGACGGATACGCATCTGGACGATATCGTTCGCGACGGGCATTCCGAAGCCGATCTTTCGTCGTGGCTTCATCGCATCACGCTCATCGCCGAACGAAAAATCAACGAATTGCAAAAAGAAGCAAGCGCCGACACATCGGATAAAAAAATCACCGAGACGACGGAACCGGTCGCCGAGCCGGTCACGCCCAAAAAATCGAGCAAAACGGTGACGCTGGATCGCGGGCTTTTTATCAAACGGTTTCTCACCGAAGCCGAAGAACATGTTCGTAATTTGAAACAACATACCGCCGCTTGGCAAAAACAGCACGATGCCGCGTCGCTGGAGATAGCTATCCGCGCCGCTCACACGCTCAAAGGTTCCGCCCGCATGATGAAGTTTGAAAACGTGGGCAATATCAGTCAGCGTGCCGAATTCTTCTTTCGCGGATTGAAAGAAAAAAAATTGACATGGAGCGCTGGCGCCGACCAGGTATTGGTAATGGCGTATCAAAGTTTAGATGATCTGATCGAAAAAATCCGCATTACCGAAAAGGATGAATTTCAAAATGCCGCCTTGATGGACATGCTGGATGAAATCAATGCGGGTGCCGTGCCTACCGAAGAGGCTGTCCGGGATTTGATTCGCAAACCGGTGCATCCCGTGGGTGAAACGCGGCCCGTACGCGAAGTTAAGAGCGGGGCGTCGGGACCGGATCGTTTGGGTGAACGCCTGATCGAAGCGGGATTGATCACGCGCGAAGAACTGATGCATGCCAATCAGACCACCGATACCCGCATGCCTCTGGGCGAAAGATTGGTCGCTTTGGGTTATATCAATCGCGATCAGCTCAATCAGCTTTTGATGGAACAAAAATCTTCGCGTGAACTGCTGGGTCAAACGCAAATCAACGCCGGCCGCATTACGCAAAAAGAAGAGGTACTCAATTCAGATCAGTTTGTTCACGTGCGTATTGATAAGCTCGACGAACTGATCAAGTCCGTCGGTGATATTTCGACCAAACAGATCAAAACCGAAGAGCATATTGCCGTACTGCGCAAAATTTATCTGGCACTCAAATATTGGAATTCAGAACTCCGCGATTACGAAAACGCTGCCCAAGCCGGCAATGTCATAGATAATCCGCACCTGTCCCAACGTTTATCGGAGACGGCGGATGAGTTGGCCGATGTGATCAAAATCGCGCGCGAAGAAGCAGCCAATTTTGATTTGTCTTTGAATGCCATACAAACCGGTATCATGGGAATGCGCATGGTGCCGATCCGCAGCATATTCGACGGATTTCCGCGTGCCGTACGCGATCTTGCCAAAAACTTAGGCAAAGATGTGAAGCTCGTCGTGGAAGGTGCGGAAACCGAACTTGATCGTAAAATCGTAGAAAGCCTCAACGAGCCTTTGATACACCTGATACGCAACGCGATCGATCACGGACTAGAGCCGTCGCCGGATCGCATCGCCGCAGGCAAAACGGCCGAAGGTCTTCTGCGTATCGCCGCATACAATGAAGGTAATACCATTCTGATCGAAGTCGAAGATGACGGGCGGGGCATTGATCTCGAACGCATCAAAGCCAAAGCCATCGAAAAGAAAATCGTAACCGACGAACAGGATATCTCGCGTTTTTCGGAAAACGATCTGATCAATCTGATTTTTCTTCCGGCGTTCAGTACATCGGAACTGATCACCGACATATCCGGGCGCGGTTATGGAATGGATGTCGTCAAACGCGCGATCGAATCCATCAAAGGTTATATCGAAGTGGTCACGGCGCCCAATGTAGGCACGCGATTTTCGATCCATCTGCCGTTGACGCTGACCTCCCTGAGAGCGTTGTTTGTAAAATCGGCGGCTTATAAATTTGCCGTGCCGATGCAGGCGGTGGCCGAGACACTCAAAATCAAACACGACGATATCATCGAAGTCGTGGAGAAAAAAGCGATTCGCCTCCGCAATCAGCTCATTCCCATCGTGCGTTTGAATGAAGTCGTCGGTTATGCCGCTTCCGATGAAGAGCGCGACGAACGTTTTTTGATTATTATCCATGCCAATGGCGAAAAAGCCGGATTTGTGGTGGATGATATCATTGATGAACGGGAGATTCTCGTAAAGTCATTGCCGAAGCAATTTGCCAAGGTCAAACATATATCGTCGGCGACCGTCGCTTCCAATAACGAAATCATCATGGTCTTGCACGCGCCCGATCTCATCCGTGCGACCAAAGATTTTTCAGTCCGCGAACAAGTGCAAAGTATTCCCAAATCAGCGCGCAGTATTTTGGTCGTGGACGATTCGCTCAACACGCGCGAAATCGAGAAAACCATATTGCAAGCCTACGGTTACGATGTCGAAACGGCCAAAGACGGGTTGGATGCTTTGGAGAAAATACAGCAAAAGAAATACGACCTTGTGGTAACCGATTTGGAAATGCCGGCGATGGACGGTCTCACGCTGACTTCGCGCATCAAATCGGAAGCTTCGTATCAGCACATACCCGTGGTGATCGTGACATCGCGCGATTCCGCCGAGGATAAGCGTCGCGGTATCGAAGCGGGTGCCAATGCTTATATCGTCAAAGGATCATTTGACCAAACCAATCTTATTGACACAGTCGAAAGCCTGATCGGATAA
- a CDS encoding histidine--tRNA ligase — protein sequence MPTGTKDVLPSDSYKWQYVERKIADVMRRFNYKEIRTPMFEYTELFARGIGEATDVVGKEMYTFLDKGQESLTLRPELTASVMRSYIENSLGEQLPLNKCWYMGPMFRQERPQKGRLRQFHQFGVEALGSASPEADVETMLVVLTVYEELGIKALNFKINSVGCPQCRPAYRDALVAFLDGVKEQLSEESRKRLVVNPMRILDSKDERDIALTQSAPLMKDHLCTDCATHFSRVQSSLNGLGIVYEIDGRLVRGLDYYTKTAYEIQSGNLGSQNALGGGGRYDLLAEEFGGKPTPAVGFAAGIERLMIVLEAEGIPIGEPEKLDVYFIALGAAAVGATMPLIQKARREGLTCDTDLLARSMKAQMRDANRMQARFTVILGDNEIAQNMAVVKNMSDGAQEQISLNELTSYLKTKLA from the coding sequence ATGCCGACCGGAACCAAAGATGTGTTACCGTCTGACAGTTATAAATGGCAATATGTCGAGCGTAAAATCGCCGATGTGATGCGCCGTTTCAACTACAAAGAAATTCGCACACCGATGTTTGAATATACCGAACTTTTTGCGCGCGGGATCGGCGAAGCGACGGATGTTGTCGGAAAAGAAATGTACACTTTTTTGGATAAAGGCCAGGAGAGCCTGACACTGCGACCCGAATTGACGGCTTCGGTTATGCGCTCATACATCGAAAACAGTCTCGGCGAGCAACTTCCCTTGAATAAATGCTGGTATATGGGCCCGATGTTTCGTCAAGAGCGTCCCCAAAAAGGGCGTCTGCGTCAGTTTCATCAGTTCGGAGTCGAAGCGCTCGGCAGCGCTTCACCGGAAGCCGACGTCGAAACGATGTTGGTCGTACTTACTGTATATGAAGAGCTGGGTATCAAAGCGCTCAATTTTAAAATCAATAGTGTCGGCTGCCCTCAATGCCGCCCCGCTTACCGCGATGCCTTGGTGGCTTTTCTTGACGGTGTCAAAGAGCAATTGTCGGAAGAGAGCCGCAAACGCTTGGTTGTGAACCCGATGCGTATTTTGGATTCCAAAGACGAACGCGACATCGCGCTGACGCAATCGGCACCGTTGATGAAAGATCATTTATGTACGGACTGTGCAACGCATTTTTCGCGCGTCCAAAGTTCGCTGAATGGGTTGGGTATCGTGTACGAAATAGACGGACGGCTCGTACGTGGTCTTGATTATTACACCAAAACGGCATATGAAATTCAAAGCGGTAATCTGGGTTCGCAGAACGCGTTGGGCGGTGGCGGACGGTACGATCTTTTGGCGGAAGAATTTGGCGGTAAACCCACACCGGCTGTAGGTTTTGCGGCAGGTATCGAGCGTTTGATGATCGTTTTAGAAGCGGAGGGTATTCCGATCGGCGAACCTGAAAAATTGGATGTGTATTTTATCGCTCTCGGCGCGGCCGCGGTAGGGGCCACTATGCCGCTGATACAAAAAGCAAGACGCGAAGGGTTGACCTGTGACACGGATTTATTGGCGCGAAGTATGAAGGCGCAGATGCGCGATGCCAATCGTATGCAGGCACGATTTACCGTAATACTCGGCGATAATGAAATCGCTCAAAACATGGCCGTCGTAAAAAATATGAGCGATGGTGCACAGGAACAAATTTCACTCAACGAACTTACGTCGTACTTAAAGACTAAATTAGCATAA
- the dacB gene encoding D-alanyl-D-alanine carboxypeptidase/D-alanyl-D-alanine-endopeptidase: protein MRLMFLWCILGIVWSPDLKSQSKKQNVSPAIKQLQADVLDDIGQKFVENASWGIVVQSLKNGETLVSVNPKKNLIPASNRKIFSSIFALDQLGADFAYVTQVFAKGVLDSDSVFTGDIIIRGAGDPTISGRFYENKITKILEDWADSVQRKGIKSIRGRIIGDDNGLMGDDVLGDYWESTEESYWYSAQISGLNFNDNCVDWYVKPTRIGEPAKIILIPPTQYIKINNFVKTVSSKSEAVKVDAIRRRAANEVDFIGSILTESDPQHGYVTVENPTRYTAHVFSEILQSRNIRVDSAAVDADDLVRYVYNETDSNMIRIARYVSPAMPELMKIINKNSHNLYAELLWRTVAAVKDSSGTSKRALALEEKFLKSVGLNPDKISICDGSGYARGNLVSPQDIVTLLTWVRKHKNWKTFYESLPLAGEEGTVKSRMKGTLAEGNARAKTGYLDNVRTISGFVKTRDGEELVYSVMCNNFTTDRLEIDRIQDMIIGRLAFFTRN from the coding sequence ATGCGATTGATGTTTTTATGGTGCATCCTCGGCATCGTGTGGAGTCCGGATCTCAAATCACAATCCAAAAAACAGAATGTATCGCCCGCTATCAAGCAGTTGCAAGCGGATGTCCTTGATGACATCGGGCAAAAATTTGTCGAGAATGCGTCGTGGGGAATTGTGGTCCAATCGCTCAAAAACGGCGAGACGTTGGTTTCCGTAAATCCTAAAAAAAATCTCATCCCGGCATCCAATCGGAAAATTTTTTCCTCCATTTTTGCGTTGGATCAATTGGGCGCCGATTTTGCCTATGTCACACAGGTTTTTGCTAAAGGTGTGCTGGATTCGGATTCGGTTTTTACGGGCGATATTATAATTCGCGGTGCGGGTGACCCGACGATTTCCGGACGCTTTTATGAAAATAAAATTACAAAAATTTTAGAAGATTGGGCGGATAGCGTACAACGAAAAGGGATCAAATCCATTCGCGGTCGCATCATCGGCGATGATAACGGTCTTATGGGCGACGATGTGCTCGGGGATTATTGGGAATCTACGGAAGAATCGTATTGGTACTCGGCACAAATCAGCGGACTCAATTTTAACGATAACTGCGTGGATTGGTATGTCAAACCCACGCGCATCGGCGAACCGGCTAAGATTATTCTGATACCGCCGACGCAGTATATCAAAATTAATAACTTTGTTAAAACCGTCTCGTCAAAATCGGAAGCGGTCAAAGTAGATGCGATACGTCGACGCGCTGCCAATGAAGTGGATTTTATAGGTAGTATTCTCACTGAGAGCGATCCGCAACACGGGTATGTGACCGTAGAGAATCCGACACGCTACACGGCACACGTTTTTAGTGAAATCCTCCAATCCAGAAACATACGCGTGGATAGCGCTGCCGTTGATGCCGATGATCTGGTGAGGTATGTATACAATGAAACCGATTCCAATATGATACGTATTGCACGGTATGTTTCACCGGCCATGCCCGAGTTGATGAAAATAATCAATAAAAACAGTCACAATCTATACGCCGAGTTATTATGGCGTACGGTGGCGGCGGTGAAAGATTCGTCGGGAACTTCCAAACGTGCGTTGGCGTTGGAAGAAAAATTTTTAAAATCCGTCGGACTGAATCCGGATAAAATAAGTATTTGCGACGGATCGGGTTATGCGCGCGGCAATCTTGTGTCACCTCAGGATATTGTCACATTATTGACGTGGGTTCGCAAACACAAAAATTGGAAAACTTTTTACGAATCACTGCCTTTGGCCGGTGAAGAAGGCACCGTCAAGTCGCGCATGAAAGGGACTTTGGCCGAAGGTAATGCGCGTGCCAAAACAGGATATCTTGATAATGTCCGAACTATTTCAGGTTTTGTAAAAACGCGCGACGGAGAAGAATTGGTTTATAGTGTCATGTGCAATAATTTTACCACAGATCGTCTCGAAATAGATAGAATACAAGATATGATTATCGGACGCCTTGCCTTTTTTACAAGGAATTAA